A genomic region of Raphanus sativus cultivar WK10039 chromosome 6, ASM80110v3, whole genome shotgun sequence contains the following coding sequences:
- the LOC108813441 gene encoding glycine cleavage system H protein 2, mitochondrial encodes MAAARFLWASRVASRLRISVAQRGFASVVLKDLKYADSHEWVKIDGNKATFGITDHAQDHLGDVVYVELPDLGRSVSQGESFGAVESVKATSDINSPVSGKVVEVNEVLTESPGLVNTSPYEEGWIIKVELSDAGEVEKLMDSDKYSKFCEEEDAKH; translated from the exons ATGGCGGCAGCTAGGTTCTTGTGGGCTTCTAGGGTTGCTTCTCGTCTAAGGATCTCCGTTGCCCAACGAGGGTTTGCTTCCG TGGTATTGAAGGATTTGAAATATGCTGATTCACATGAATGGGTGAAGATTGATGGGAATAAAGCAACGTTTGGTATAACGGATCACGCGCAGGACCACTTGGGCGATGTTGTCTATGTTGAGTTGCCTGATCTGGGACGTTCGGTGTCTCAAGGTGAGAGTTTTGGAGCAGTTGAAAGTGTGAAAGCTACTAGTGATATCAACTCTCCTGTCTCTGGTAAGGTGGTTGAAGTCAATGAGGTTCTGACTGAGTCCCCTGGATTG GTGAACACGAGCCCTTATGAAGAAGGATGGATCATAAAGGTGGAGCTGAGTGATGCAGGCGAGGTGGAGAAGCTGATGGATTCAGACAAGTACTCTAAGTTCTGTGAAGAAGAGGACGCCAAGCACTGa
- the LOC108813438 gene encoding pentatricopeptide repeat-containing protein At2g35130 → MLVAGTALNCLFIDTSGFHRYVSFGVTHFNGGVVKSCRKEGFVIDERGKLKRFNKKKLSRRRCGSLRGRGWKYGSGFVDGIFPVLSPIAQKILSFIQRETDPEKVADVLGTLPSTHASWDDLINVAVQLRLNKKWDPIVLVCEWILRRSSFQPDVICFNLLIDAYGQKLRYKEAESLYVQLLESRCVPTEDTYALLVKAYCLAGLIEKAEAVLVEMQNHHVTPSATVYNAYIEGLMKRRGNTEEAIDVFQRMKRERCKPTTETYNLMINLYGKASKSYMSWKLFCEMRSHQFKPNICTYTALVNAFAREGLCQKAEEVFEQLQEDGLEPDVYVYNALMEAYSRAGYPYGAAEIFSLMQHMGCEPDRASYNIMVDAYGRAGLHSDAEAVFEQMKKLGIAPTMKSHMLLLSAYSRARDVTRCEAIVKEMSQNGVEPDTFVLNSMINLYGRLGQFTKMEKTLAEMMEGGPCAADISTYNILINVYGKAGFLERVEELFEEVKERRELRPDVVTWTSRMGGYSRKKLYVKCLEIFEEMIDSGCVPDGGTAKVLLSACVSEEQVEQVTSVIRTMHKNVSVSSLAPKQLMAKSLTVST, encoded by the exons AT GTTGGTAGCTGGAACCGCTTTGAACTGCTTATTCATTGACACCAGTGGCTTCCATAGATACGTAAGTTTTGGAGTGACGCATTTCAATGGTGGGGTTGTGAAGAGCTGTAGAAAAGAGGGTTTTGTCATAGATGAACGCGGGAAGTTAAAAAGATTTAACAAGAAGAAACTCTCGAGGAGACGAT GTGGCTCTTTGAGAGGGAGAGGATGGAAATATGGATCCGGTTTCGTCGATGGGATTTTTCCTGTGTTGAGTCCCATTGCTCAGAAGATTCTGAGCTTCATTCAAAGAGAAACTGATCCTGAGAAAGTAGCTGATGTCCTTGGAACTCTTCCTTCTACTCATGCCTCTTGGGATGATCTAATCAACGTCGCTGTGCAACTCCGTTTGAACAAAAAATGGGATCCCATTGTCCTG GTGTGTGAGTGGATATTAAGGAGGAGCTCCTTTCAGCCTGATGTAATCTGCTTCAATTTGCTTATTGATGCTTATGGACAGAAGCTCCGTTACAAGGAGGCAGAGTCACTCTATGTACAGCTACTTGAGTCCCGCTGCGTGCCTACGGAAGACACGTACGCTCTTCTTGTAAAGGCGTACTGTTTGGCCGGGCTCATAGAGAAAGCTGAAGCCGTTCTAGTCGAGATGCAAAACCATCATGTTACTCCAA GTGCTACTGTATACAATGCATATATTGAAGGGTTAATGAAGAGGAGAGGAAACACCGAAGAAGCGATCGATGTTTTCCAGAGGATGAAGCGGGAACGATGCAAACCAACCACTGAAACTTACAACTTGATGATAAATTTATACGGAAAG GCAAGCAAATCATACATGTCATGGAAACTGTTTTGTGAAATGAGAAGTCACCAGTTTAAACCTAACATATGCACGTACACAGCGCTAGTGAACGCGTTTGCTAGAGAAGGTCTTTGCCAAAAAGCTGAAGAAGTTTTTGAGCAGCTTCAAGAAGATGGGCTTGAACCTGATGTTTATGTCTATAACGCTCTCATGGAAGCATACAG TCGTGCAGGTTATCCTTATGGTGCTGCTGAGATATTTTCTTTGATGCAACATATGGGATGTGAACCAGACAGAGCATCCTACAATATCATGGTCGATGCTTACGGTAGAGCAGGTCTTCACTCAG ATGCAGAAGCTGTGTTTGAACAAATGAAGAAACTCGGCATAGCACCAACGATGAAATCCCACATGCTGCTTCTATCAGCCTACTCCAGAGCCAGAGACGTGACAAGATGCGAAGCCATCGTGAAAGAGATGAGCCAAAACGGAGTAGAACCCGACACATTCGTACTAAACAGCATGATCAACTTGTACGGACGGTTAGGACAATTCACCAAGATGGAAAAGACTCTAGCCGAGATGATGGAGGGCGGTCCTTGCGCCGCGGATATAAGCACTTACAACATCCTGATCAACGTCTACGGCAAAGCCGGGTTCTTGGAGAGAGTCGAGGAGCTTTTCGAGGAGGTCAAGGAGAGGAGGGAGCTCAGGCCAGACGTCGTGACGTGGACGTCGAGGATGGGTGGTTACTCGAGGAAGAAGCTTTATGTGAAGTGTCTGGAGATATTTGAGGAGATGATTGATTCGGGTTGCGTGCCTGATGGAGGAACAGCTAAGGTTCTTCTCTCGGCTTGTGTTAGCGAGGAGCAAGTGGAACAGGTTACTTCGGTGATTAGGACGATGCATAAGAATGTGTCTGTTAGTTCTCTTGCCCCAAAGCAGCTGATGGCTAAGTCCTTAACTGTGTCTACTTGA
- the LOC108812973 gene encoding uncharacterized protein LOC108812973 isoform X1: MPKYRRGKYLEESNGASGEFPEYGAIFMSNSSTRKECLRRGIFGLPMFQAGFVKQVRAGMFLFLFEFESRELHGVFQACSDGAINIEPDAFCSSGKQFPAQVKFTEKWRCRPLGEMEFRHAISDNYFTAKKFNFGLSKAQVLRLLKLFSLKKVERSKPTRNIERRLGYAAADRGFRNRNRCAEETEGDSDRWIPENDGFRDESDIGVKGKEDSEYSRDASGVFSRLGDPKSHGLEDRYMRNSSRTDDDQLVNGRRVPKNLSHTASDWLENEYRERDGFTHETSWSNREEHLTFEEDSAVPAQGSVPPEPAYGSTTEHYDPCNPGIRGGAVVESSRHDIDEEPDYYIPMPTEHPKYQTSIGMTGVAYSESESRYGHLGHSQLPGFVASAEATENVMNSERSYPSHSIYPSFAFPVSPNDGVNYKVAAYQHQEELGVHASYSNDRVARDSRIYPSFASPSKLGDGVDLYAEGRAENKVQAYQQNEEFGGEAFDSDSRVIRSSPAEFGRKRARKSVFSRLVMPSKEPGAEEDSSPIAEPVDEVMAFLNDCQKHLMEQKRPDVTNPARFVKPKKKKEKIHTREVPESGAMLPFTETSPDDVLDCEERVDSDQKQPFIDFKRRSQAEKGSCNQTQESKDSLEESAPQDKKRKLLRPKLTEDDSEKDRGNVNIPIEDDTAPKSTSEIPLLDLLARFGQ, encoded by the exons ATGCCGAAGTATAGGAGGGGGAAGTATCTGGAGGAGTCCAATGGCGCTTCAGGGGAGTTCCCTGAGTACGGCGCCATTTTCATGTCCAACAGCTCCACCAGAAAGGAGTGCCTCAGGCGAGGGATTTTCGGTTTGCCCATGTTTCAAGCCGGTTTTGTGAAACAGGTCAGAGCTGGcatgtttttgtttctgttcGAGTTCGAGAGTAGGGAGCTGCACGGTGTCTTTCAGGCTTGCTCTGATGGTGCTATCAACATTGAGCCTGATGCTTTCTGCTCTTCTGGGAAGCAGTTTCCTGCTCAG GTCAAGTTTACTGAAAAGTGGCGTTGTAGGCCACTTGGTGAAATGGAGTTTCGTCATGCCATTAGTGATAATTACTTTACGGCCAAAAAGTTCAACTTTGGACTCTCAAAGGCACAG GTTCTAAGGCTGTTAAAGTTGTTTAGCTTGAAGAAGGTAGAGAGATCAAAGCCCACAAGAAATATTGAAAGGAGGTTGGGATATGCAGCTGCTGATCGCGGGTTTAGGAATAGGAATCGTTGTGCAGAAGAAACTGAGGGAGATTCTGACCGTTGGATACCAGAAAACGATGGGTTTAGAGATGAATCTGATATTGGCGTCAAAGGCAAAGAAGATAGTGAGTACTCCCGAGATGCGTCTGGGGTTTTTAGTAGACTCGGTGATCCCAAATCGCATGGGTTAGAGGATAGATACATGAGAAATAGCTCTAGGACAGATGATGACCAGCTAGTTAATGGTCGAAGAGTCCCAAAGAACTTGAGTCACACCGCAAGTGACTGGCTAGAAAACGAGTACCGTGAAAGAGATGGTTTCACACATGAAACTTCGTGGTCTAACCGCGAGGAACACCTTACTTTTGAAGAAGATTCTGCGGTTCCTGCTCAAGGCTCAGTACCTCCAGAACCAGCATACGGATCAACCACAGAACACTATGACCCTTGTAATCCTGGGATCAGGGGAGGTGCAGTGGTGGAAAGCTCTAGGCATGATATTGATGAAGAACCGGACTACTACATTCCAATGCCTACTGAACATCCTAAATACCAAACTAGCATCGGCATGACTGGAGTAGCTTATTCTGAATCTGAATCTAGATATGGTCATCTTGGTCATTCTCAGCTTCCTGGTTTCGTAGCTTCTGCAGAAGCCACGGAGAACGTGATGAACTCTGAGAGGTCTTACCCCAGCCACAGCATCTACCCTTCCTTTGCTTTTCCTGTGTCCCCTAACGACGGAGTTAACTATAAAGTTGCAGCATATCAACACCAAGAAGAACTTGGAGTTCATGCTTCTTATTCAAACGATAGGGTGGCAAGGGATTCCAGGATTTACCCTTCTTTCGCGTCTCCTTCCAAGCTAGGGGATGGAGTAGATTTGTATGCAGAGGGCAGAGCTGAGAACAAAGTTCAAGCTTATCAACAGAATGAAGAGTTTGGTGGTGAGGCTTTTGACTCTGACAGTAGAGTGATCCGTAGTAGTCCTGCTGAATTTGGGAGAAAGAGAGCCAGAAAAAGTGTCTTTAGTAGGCTTGTTATGCCTTCAAAAGAACCTGGTGCTGAAGAGGATTCTTCTCCGATCGCTGAACCAGTCGATGAGGTAATGGCCTTTCTAAACGACTGTCAAAAACATTTGATGGAGCAAAAAAGACCAGATGTAACCAATCCTGCGAGGTTTGTTAAAcccaagaagaaaaaggaaaagattCATACAAGAGAGGTACCTGAGAGTGGTGCGATGCTTCCTTTTACTGAGACTAGTCCAGATGATGTGTTGGATTGTGAAGAAAGGGTGGATAGTGATCAAAAGCAACCATTCATCGATTTTAAGCGCCGTAGCCAAGCTGAAAAGGGTAGTTGTAATCAAACTCAAGAGTCTAAAGACAGTCTCGAGGAATCAGCTCCTCAGGACAAGAAAAGGAAGCTGCTGAGACCAAAACTAACTGAAGATGACTCGGAAAAGGATAGAGGAAACGTTAACATTCCTATTGAGGATGACACAGCGCCAAAGTCAACTAGTGAAATTCCCCTCCTTGATCTCCTTGCACGGTTTGGTCAATAA
- the LOC108812973 gene encoding uncharacterized protein LOC108812973 isoform X2 produces the protein MVLSTLSLMLSALLGSSFLLRSSLLKSGVVGHLVKWSFVMPLVIITLRPKSSTLDSQRHRCVVVDYSTVLRLLKLFSLKKVERSKPTRNIERRLGYAAADRGFRNRNRCAEETEGDSDRWIPENDGFRDESDIGVKGKEDSEYSRDASGVFSRLGDPKSHGLEDRYMRNSSRTDDDQLVNGRRVPKNLSHTASDWLENEYRERDGFTHETSWSNREEHLTFEEDSAVPAQGSVPPEPAYGSTTEHYDPCNPGIRGGAVVESSRHDIDEEPDYYIPMPTEHPKYQTSIGMTGVAYSESESRYGHLGHSQLPGFVASAEATENVMNSERSYPSHSIYPSFAFPVSPNDGVNYKVAAYQHQEELGVHASYSNDRVARDSRIYPSFASPSKLGDGVDLYAEGRAENKVQAYQQNEEFGGEAFDSDSRVIRSSPAEFGRKRARKSVFSRLVMPSKEPGAEEDSSPIAEPVDEVMAFLNDCQKHLMEQKRPDVTNPARFVKPKKKKEKIHTREVPESGAMLPFTETSPDDVLDCEERVDSDQKQPFIDFKRRSQAEKGSCNQTQESKDSLEESAPQDKKRKLLRPKLTEDDSEKDRGNVNIPIEDDTAPKSTSEIPLLDLLARFGQ, from the exons ATGGTGCTATCAACATTGAGCCTGATGCTTTCTGCTCTTCTGGGAAGCAGTTTCCTGCTCAG GTCAAGTTTACTGAAAAGTGGCGTTGTAGGCCACTTGGTGAAATGGAGTTTCGTCATGCCATTAGTGATAATTACTTTACGGCCAAAAAGTTCAACTTTGGACTCTCAAAGGCACAGGTGTGTGGTTGTTGACTACTCTACG GTTCTAAGGCTGTTAAAGTTGTTTAGCTTGAAGAAGGTAGAGAGATCAAAGCCCACAAGAAATATTGAAAGGAGGTTGGGATATGCAGCTGCTGATCGCGGGTTTAGGAATAGGAATCGTTGTGCAGAAGAAACTGAGGGAGATTCTGACCGTTGGATACCAGAAAACGATGGGTTTAGAGATGAATCTGATATTGGCGTCAAAGGCAAAGAAGATAGTGAGTACTCCCGAGATGCGTCTGGGGTTTTTAGTAGACTCGGTGATCCCAAATCGCATGGGTTAGAGGATAGATACATGAGAAATAGCTCTAGGACAGATGATGACCAGCTAGTTAATGGTCGAAGAGTCCCAAAGAACTTGAGTCACACCGCAAGTGACTGGCTAGAAAACGAGTACCGTGAAAGAGATGGTTTCACACATGAAACTTCGTGGTCTAACCGCGAGGAACACCTTACTTTTGAAGAAGATTCTGCGGTTCCTGCTCAAGGCTCAGTACCTCCAGAACCAGCATACGGATCAACCACAGAACACTATGACCCTTGTAATCCTGGGATCAGGGGAGGTGCAGTGGTGGAAAGCTCTAGGCATGATATTGATGAAGAACCGGACTACTACATTCCAATGCCTACTGAACATCCTAAATACCAAACTAGCATCGGCATGACTGGAGTAGCTTATTCTGAATCTGAATCTAGATATGGTCATCTTGGTCATTCTCAGCTTCCTGGTTTCGTAGCTTCTGCAGAAGCCACGGAGAACGTGATGAACTCTGAGAGGTCTTACCCCAGCCACAGCATCTACCCTTCCTTTGCTTTTCCTGTGTCCCCTAACGACGGAGTTAACTATAAAGTTGCAGCATATCAACACCAAGAAGAACTTGGAGTTCATGCTTCTTATTCAAACGATAGGGTGGCAAGGGATTCCAGGATTTACCCTTCTTTCGCGTCTCCTTCCAAGCTAGGGGATGGAGTAGATTTGTATGCAGAGGGCAGAGCTGAGAACAAAGTTCAAGCTTATCAACAGAATGAAGAGTTTGGTGGTGAGGCTTTTGACTCTGACAGTAGAGTGATCCGTAGTAGTCCTGCTGAATTTGGGAGAAAGAGAGCCAGAAAAAGTGTCTTTAGTAGGCTTGTTATGCCTTCAAAAGAACCTGGTGCTGAAGAGGATTCTTCTCCGATCGCTGAACCAGTCGATGAGGTAATGGCCTTTCTAAACGACTGTCAAAAACATTTGATGGAGCAAAAAAGACCAGATGTAACCAATCCTGCGAGGTTTGTTAAAcccaagaagaaaaaggaaaagattCATACAAGAGAGGTACCTGAGAGTGGTGCGATGCTTCCTTTTACTGAGACTAGTCCAGATGATGTGTTGGATTGTGAAGAAAGGGTGGATAGTGATCAAAAGCAACCATTCATCGATTTTAAGCGCCGTAGCCAAGCTGAAAAGGGTAGTTGTAATCAAACTCAAGAGTCTAAAGACAGTCTCGAGGAATCAGCTCCTCAGGACAAGAAAAGGAAGCTGCTGAGACCAAAACTAACTGAAGATGACTCGGAAAAGGATAGAGGAAACGTTAACATTCCTATTGAGGATGACACAGCGCCAAAGTCAACTAGTGAAATTCCCCTCCTTGATCTCCTTGCACGGTTTGGTCAATAA
- the LOC108812975 gene encoding protein EXORDIUM-like 7, whose amino-acid sequence MISLIFLFFLSLSFTSNGQFFDESKNYEGSSDLVNLEYHMGPVISSPETSLYIIWYGKWNPTHQSTIRDFIYSVSSPARYPSVYDWWKTVMLYRDQTGSNITRTLDLSGEFHDSTYSHGSHLSRFSVQSIIRTAVANKLPLNALDGLYLVLTSDDVEMQEFCRAICGFHYFTFSTIVGATVPYVWVGNSRKQCPEMCAYPFAQPKPFPGSGFVGREKMKPPNGEVGVDGMISVIAHELAEVSSNPMLNGWYGGEDAMAPTEIADLCLGVYGSGGGGGYMGSVYKDRWRNVYNVNGVRGRKYLIQWVWDLTRNRCFGPNAMN is encoded by the coding sequence ATgatctctctcatcttcttgttcttcctCTCACTCTCTTTCACATCCAATGGACAATTCTTTGACGAAAGCAAGAACTACGAAGGCTCCTCCGATCTTGTAAACCTTGAATACCACATGGGTCCGGTCATATCCTCGCCTGAGACGAGTCTTTACATAATTTGGTACGGCAAATGGAACCCAACTCACCAGTCTACAATCCGAGACTTCATCTACTCCGTCTCTTCACCAGCACGGTATCCCTCAGTATACGACTGGTGGAAGACGGTGATGCTTTACAGAGACCAGACAGGTTCCAACATCACCAGAACACTTGACTTGTCCGGAGAGTTCCACGACTCAACCTACTCCCACGGATCTCACCTCAGTCGCTTCTCTGTCCAGTCTATCATCAGAACTGCCGTGGCCAACAAGCTACCACTAAACGCTCTCGACGGCTTGTACTTGGTCCTGACCTCAGACGATGTGGAGATGCAAGAGTTCTGCAGAGCCATTTGCGGGTTTCATTACTTCACTTTCTCAACCATCGTTGGTGCAACCGTACCGTACGTGTGGGTCGGGAACAGTAGGAAACAGTGTCCGGAGATGTGCGCATACCCTTTTGCACAGCCTAAACCGTTTCCAGGAAGCGGCTTTGTGGGTAGAGAGAAGATGAAACCACCTAATGGAGAGGTGGGGGTAGATGGGATGATCAGTGTGATAGCTCATGAGTTGGCAGAAGTGTCGAGTAACCCGATGTTGAATGGGTGGTATGGAGGAGAGGACGCAATGGCACCAACAGAGATAGCGGATTTGTGTTTGGGAGTGTATGGATCAGGAGGTGGAGGAGGGTATATGGGGAGTGTGTATAAGGATAGGTGGAGAAATGTGTATAATGTGAATGGAGTTAGaggaagaaaatatttgattcaaTGGGTTTGGGATCTTACTAGGAACAGATGCTTCGGACCAAACGCTATGAATTAG
- the LOC108813143 gene encoding protein NARROW LEAF 1: MTLGGWFTQAASSQSDDSASDLERNHHCNNHMSLPSSSSPSSLLNPFAFNIQHAESNAPYFSWPTLSRLNNAVEDRANYFANLQKGVLPEIVGRLPSGQQATTLLELMTIRAFHSKILRRFSLGTAVGFRITRGVLTNTPAILVFVARKVHRQWLNPMQCLPSALEGPGGVWCDVDVVEFQYYGAPAATPKEQVYNELVDGLRGSDPCIGSGSQVASQETYRTLGAIVKSRTGNHQVGFLTNRHVAVDLDYPSQKMFHPLPPSLGPGVYLGAVERATSFITDDQWYGIFADTNPETFVRADGAFIPFAEDLSMSNVTTVIKGIGEIGNVHVIDLQSPIDTLIGKQVVKVGRSSGYTTGTVMAYALEYNDEKGICFLTDFLVIGENQQTFDLEGDSGSLILLTSPNGQKPRPVGIIWGGTANRGRLKLIAGQEPENWTSGVDLGRLLDLLELDLITSNHELEAAREQRNTSVTALGSTVCQSSPPDPVPSGGDKQDENFEPFIPPEFHIEEAIKPTPEVEEHVFIAPLSFNESTSSASKEQERLKVDDLVALKSSSEEDEEEVSISLHLGEPKLKKPKFF; encoded by the exons ATGACTTTGGGAGGTTGGTTCACACAAGCAGCTTCTTCTCAATCAGATGACTCTGCTTCGGATTTGGAGAGAAACCATCACTGTAACAACCACATGAGTCTTCCCTCCTCTTCAAGCCCATCTTCTCTTCTTAATCCATTCGCATTCAACATCCAGCACGCGGAGAGCAACGCCCCTTACTTCTCCTGGCCTACTCTCAGCCGCCTCAACAATGCTGTGGAAGACCGAGCTAACTACTTTGCTAATCTCCAGAAAGGGGTTTTGCCTGAAATCGTTGGGAGGTTGCCGTCAGGACAACAGGCCACCACCTTGCTTGAGCTCATGACCATCAGAGCGTTTCATAGTAAAATCCTGCGTCGGTTTAGTCTCGGCACTGCTGTTGGGTTCCGGATCACGCGCGGTGTGCTGACGAATACTCCGGCGATACTTGTGTTTGTTGCTAGGAAAGTTCATAGGCAATGGCTTAATCCAATGCAGTGTCTTCCTTCAGCTCTTGAG GGTCCTGGAGGGGTATGGTGCGATGTAGATGTTGTGGAGTTCCAATACTACGGTGCTCCTGCTGCAACCCCAAAGGAGCAGGTTTACAATGAACTTGTGGATGGTTTGAGAGGAAGTGATCCCTGCATTGGCTCTGGTTCTCAG GTTGCAAGCCAAGAAACGTATAGGACCTTGGGAGCTATAGTGAAAAGCAGAACTGGTAACCATCAGGTCGGTTTCCTTACTAACCGGCATGTCGCAGTTGATCTGGACTATCCGAGCCAGAAAATGTTTCATCCTTTACCTCCAAGCCTTGGACCGGGGGTCTACCTCGGTGCAGTTGAGAGAGCAACATCGTTTATTACAGATGACCAGTGGTACGGCATTTTTGCTGACACAAATCCAG AAACATTTGTGAGAGCGGATGGTGCATTTATTCCTTTCGCAGAAGATCTCAGTATGAGCAATGTGACCACAGTGATAAAGGGCATAGGTGAGATAGGCAATGTTCACGTCATAGACTTGCAGTCACCTATTGATACCCTTATCGGGAAACAAGTTGTTAAAGTTGGAAGAAGCTCTGGATACACCACTGGAACCGTCATGGCTTATGCATTGGAGTACAACGACGAGAAAGGGATCTGTTTCCTCACGGACTTTCTTGTCATCGGTGAGAATCAGCAAACTTTTGACCTCGAAGGTGACAGTGGAAGTCTTATACTCTTAACGAGTCCAAACGGTCAGAAGCCACGACCTGTTGGGATCATTTGGGGGGGAACAGCGAACAGAGGACGGCTGAAGCTAATAGCAGGGCAAGAACCTGAGAACTGGACGAGCGGGGTGGATCTTGGTCGGCTTTTGGATCTCTTGGAGCTAGATCTCATCACATCAAACCATGAGCTCGAAG CTGCTAGAGAACAGAGGAACACTTCGGTTACAGCGCTTGGTTCAACGGTTTGCCAGTCATCCCCACCCGACCCGGTTCCATCAGGAGGAGACAAACAAGATGAGAACTTTGAGCCGTTTATACCGCCTGAGTTTCATATAGAAGAGGCTATCAAACCAACACCTGAAGTAGAGGAACATGTGTTCATTGCTCCTTTGTCGTTTAACGAGTCTACTTCTTCTGCTAGTAAAGAGCAAGAGAGACTCAAAGTTGATGATCTTGTCGCGTTAAAGAGCAGttctgaagaagatgaagaagaagttagCATCTCGTTGCACCTAGGTGAGCCTAAACTAAAGAAACCAAAGTTTTTTTAG